A single Garra rufa chromosome 9, GarRuf1.0, whole genome shotgun sequence DNA region contains:
- the rpp25l gene encoding ribonuclease P protein subunit p25-like protein: MENYRKARTVEEPCPCPFPDLPSDTPEVRVKDGSKIRNLLRFALSRMEDKPASADHPGPHEGSEVSVGSGENLCRQIVFTGVGPSVAKAITCVEIMKRRVHGLHQHTKLVYRTVQEVWEPLEPEAGLDSLTVSRNVPSIWVLLSKDLLDKNQPGYQAPGSFDALWAQALIEEAATVKHGQRRKRGGTGAGRTEGAGRGKGPRKQPGRPGEPRKPFGHAGGGQD; the protein is encoded by the coding sequence ATGGAGAACTACAGGAAAGCACGCACAGTTGAGGAGCCCTGCCCATGTCCATTCCCCGACCTTCCCAGCGACACTCCAGAAGTTCGAGTGAAGGATGGTAGCAAAATCCGCAACCTCCTGAGGTTTGCTTTAAGCCGCATGGAGGACAAACCAGCCTCTGCGGATCATCCAGGCCCTCATGAAGGCTCAGAGGTGAGCGTTGGGTCGGGGGAGAATTTATGCCGCCAAATCGTGTTCACAGGTGTGGGTCCGAGTGTTGCAAAAGCCATCACATGCGTGGAGATCATGAAACGGCGCGTACACGGCCTACACCAGCACACCAAGCTGGTCTATCGCACAGTTCAGGAGGTGTGGGAGCCCCTGGAGCCTGAGGCCGGGTTGGACAGTCTCACGGTCAGCAGAAATGTACCTAGTATATGGGTTCTGCTCTCGAAAGACTTGCTCGATAAGAACCAGCCGGGTTACCAAGCGCCAGGTTCTTTCGATGCCCTGTGGGCTCAGGCTCTCATAGAGGAAGCGGCAACTGTGAAACATGGACAGAGAAGGAAGAGGGGAGGAACAGGGGCTGGAAGGACAGAAGGGGCCGGGAGAGGAAAGGGTCCACGCAAGCAGCCGGGCCGACCTGGAGAACCACGTAAACCTTTTGGTCATGCTGGGGGTGGGCAGGATTGA
- the LOC141343352 gene encoding IgGFc-binding protein: MLAVLLTVLMFSPGLSMDSRGTSFITAFPENIASFYRKTFNRFKITTLHPDTTVTVTFKANGSSNCSGVLPGPSVWTLNLTKDVEEYQFVSSDKVFQITSDKNITVVSVSGWEGRLQSHVVQPDQNLGTVYHVPSLNYTKIAASFNLTTTGVKFLPFRLMIINAVDNDNRVTIKQVDERGQTQEETIQLGPYSLFQIQTNETVREIRADSKVAVILTHPCFDSQNCSCNMIQNQLQPFVSNDMPDKFPVPPLLIKQILVTTDKAFKVCQGDLSTCTAVSVQNSSDILPILPNLNKTSLISTSIHVSLRIVSPGLILDLIPVSKFAGCYLVDFNSSRSGALVIANTSGTEGVRMNDQPLPSHIKWSVLNGTEYSWTLVMGEKISTIWHLTGTIGVYMVEVLETNSTYGSAAPVISMDPDSQGCLVTPEMFVLGEEEMNWFMSRQYCMTNADRFARLCDKNSQDKMALNMTLEDPTEGWISLRRSLYSTNWYWRNEDSFPPNVDFTYWESGHPESPEKGLCASVSLDPDKDFKWKSARCCSKKKPVCYKGAKYLRQLQSVA; this comes from the exons ATGTTGGCTGTTCTGTTGACCGTTTTAATGTTTAGTCCAG GGCTTTCAATGGACAGTCGTGGGACGAGTTTCATCACTGCATTCCCCGAGAATATTGCCTCATTTTATCGAAAGACCTTCAACCGATTCAAAATTACTACCCTTCACCCAGACACTACAGTCACCGTCACCTTTAAGGCCAATGGCAGCAGCAACTGCAGTGGAGTCCTCCCTGGACCATCCGTTTGGACTTTGAATTTGACAAAAGATGTTGAAGAATACCAGTTTGTGTCCTCCGATAAGGTTTTTCAAATCACTAGTGATAAAAACATCACTGTGGTTTCTGTGAGTGGATGGGAGGGGAGATTACAGTCTCACGTTGTCCAGCCTGATCAAAATCTGGGAACGGTGTATCACGTTCCCTCTCTGAATTACACCAAGATAGCTGCGTCCTTTAATCTAACCACGACCGGTGTCAAATTCCTTCCTTTTAGGCTGATGATTATCAATGCAGTGGACAATGACAACCGTGTCACCATCAAACAGGTAGATGAAAGAGGTCAGACCCAGGAAGAGACAATTCAGCTGGGTCCTTACAGTCTTTTCCAGATTCAGACTAATGAGACAGTGAGAGAAATCCGTGCAGATAGCAAAGTGGCTGTGATTTTGACCCATCCTTGTTTTGACAGCCAAAACTGCTCGTGTAACATGATTCAGAACCAGCTCCAACCCTTTGTGTCAAACGACATGCCAGACAAATTCCCCGTGCCCCCCTTGCTCATCAAACAGATACTTGTGACAACAGATAAAGCCTTCAAGGTCTGTCAGGGTGATTTAAGTACTTGTACTGCTGTTTCAGTGCAAAATTCTTCAGACATCCTGCCAATATTACCAAATTTGAACAAGACCTCGCTTATTTCTACCAGCATCCATGTTTCCCTACGAATAGTCAGTCCTGGACTCATTCTAGACCTCATTCCAGTAAGCAAGTTCGCTGGCTGCTATCTGGTAGATTTTAATTCCTCACGCAGTGGGGCCTTGGTGATTGCTAATACATCTGGCACTGAAGGTGTGCGAATGAACGATCAGCCGTTGCCTTCACACATCAAATGGAGCGTTTTGAATGGCACAGAGTACTCGTGGACTCTAGTGATGGGAGAAAAGATAAGCACAATCTGGCATCTTACTGGAACGATTGGTGTATATATGGTAGAAGTCTTGGAGACTAACAGTACCTATGGGAGTGCAGCACCAGTTATAAGTATGGACCCAG attCTCAGGGCTGTCTCGTGACTCCGGAGATGTTTGTACTTGGTGAAGAAGAAATGAACTGGTTCATGTCCCGTCAGTACTGCATGACAAATGCTGATCGGTTTGCCAGGCTCTGCGATAAAAACAGCCAGGATAAGATGGCCTTAAATATGACACTCGAAGATCCCACAGAGGGCTGGATCAGTCTGCGCCGCAGCCTGTACTCGACAAACTGGTACTGGAGAAACGAGGACAGTTTCCCACCCAACGTGGACTTCACTTACTGGGAGAGCGGACACCCTGAAAGCCCAGAGAAAGGCTTGTGTGCTTCAGTTTCCTTGGACCCCGACAAAGATTTCAAGTGGAAGAGTGCACGCTGCTGTTCTAAAAAGAAACCTGTTTGCTATAAAGGTGCAAAATACTTACGTCAACTGCAAAGTGTAGCTTAA
- the LOC141343152 gene encoding sialic acid-binding Ig-like lectin 15, whose amino-acid sequence MEAQRFSKTLGLLVILYTAAIAKDDDGWLMKAPTEVRAIEGYPIVLPCSFTHPHHTHPSSMHVVWSLGHGRAATMLFRCSSLNNSQLCQSKANQDERYRLEGNHRNHDISLRINSVTLKDSGRYYCRVELIGHTHTSFENTLGTRLRVEAAPRILSLSAEGTEASGFKAVCHVQGSPLPDVQWIEPDGVREGDTSFPLSQEANGQYRASSQLLDVKPGRQYICAASNSLGKDQATLYLLPPSPESLTAKSSFPLLVLLLALALGIKLLLALGVGAWVIKRRYNMRAINVEH is encoded by the exons ATGGAGGCACAACGGTTTAGTAAAACTCTCGGTCTGCTGGTGATCCTTTATACTGCAG CTATAGCCAAAGACGATGACGGCTGGTTGATGAAAGCACCCACTGAGGTCCGGGCGATAGAGGGGTACCCGATAGTGCTGCCCTGCTCTTTCACCCACCCGCACCATACCCATCCCTCCTCCATGCATGTAGTGTGGTCCCTGGGCCACGGACGGGCCGCCACAATGTTGTTTCGCTGCTCAAGCCTGAACAACAGCCAGCTGTGCCAATCAAAGGCAAACCAGGATGAGCGTTACCGTCTGGAGGGGAACCACCGAAACCATGACATCTCACTCAGGATCAATAGCGTGACCTTGAAGGATAGTGGCCGCTACTACTGCCGTGTAGAGTTAATTGGGCACACCCATACGAGCTTTGAGAACACACTGGGAACACGTCTACGAGTGGAGG CTGCACCACGAATCCTGAGTTTGTCAGCTGAGGGGACTGAAGCATCTGGCTTCAAAGCCGTATGTCATGTTCAGGGTTCCCCTCTTCCTGACGTTCAGTGGATAGAACCAGATGGTGTTCGAGAGGGAGATACTTCATTCCCTCTTTCTCAGGAAGCCAACGGGCAATACCGCGCTTCAAGCCAACTGCTGGACGTCAAACCTGGACGGCAGTACATCTGTGCGGCTTCAAACTCATTGGGGAAGGATCAAGCCACACTCTACCTTTTGCCCCCTAGTCCAGAGAGCTTAACCGCAAAGAGCTCTTTCCCGCTTCTTGTGCTGCTTCTTGCCCTGGCATTGGGTATCAAGCTGCTTTTGGCTCTGGGTGTGGGAGCTTGGGTGATCAAGAGGAGGTATAACATGAGAGCTATTAACGTGGAGCACTGA
- the siglec15l gene encoding sialic acid binding Ig-like lectin 15, like, with protein sequence MQEFVFGLLSFICILKGLTCLQWTMKVQNQVNGTLGQNVILPCVFTHPKQNIYTGDIIVKWIQGNNHEPIFQCKLHNQTNGQDDNCFDQSSSVRTSLQGNARKGDISLRINNLQFTDDSRYTCRVELDYDTFNKHTTLNISAPAQILSLSLDLQIQGMLKCIAQGKPVPQIKWTSSSGPLENVPNEISSCNYIVISSVLVSDQDVYTCQAVNTLGQDQKTVPPNHPNWFGLLVTTTILGWLLSLGLGALILVEIMRRKRSAQKAMLRHIGAQSAETSIYQTNEAVYANIGCETRQGDVYSTGALREERKVEMFSRAPNNRPTGPPPDIDEK encoded by the exons ATGCAGGAGTTTGTGTTTGGTTTGCTTTCTTTTATTTGTATTCTCAAAG GCCTAACATGTTTACAGTGGACCATGAAAGTACAGAATCAGGTCAATGGCACATTGGGACAAAATGTGATTCTCCCCTGTGTCTTCACACACCCAAAACAAAATATTTACACTGGCGACATCATTGTTAAATGGATACAGGGCAACAATCATGAACCCATTTTTCAGTGCAAACTTCACAACCAGACAAATGGACAAGACGATAACTGCTTTGATCAAAGTTCATCAGTGCGAACCTCTCTTCAAGGTAACGCCAGGAAAGGAGACATTTCCTTAAGGATCAATAATTTACAGTTTACTGATGACTCACGGTACACCTGCAGGGTGGAGCTGGATTATGATACATTCAATAAACACACAACGCTTAATATCAGTG CTCCGGCACAAATCCTCAGCCTATCCCTGGATTTACAGATTCAGGGTATGTTGAAATGCATTGCCCAAGGGAAACCAGTTCCACAAATAAAATGGACCTCCTCATCTGGACCGCTAGAAAATGTTCCAAACGAAATTTCCAGCTGCAACTACATAGTCATCAGCTCAGTTCTAGTCTCTGACCAGGACGTGTACACTTGCCAAGCTGTGAACACATTGGGCCAGGATCAGAAAACAGTTCCACCAAACCATCCAAATTGGTTTGGTCTTTTGGTGACAACTACCATTCTGGGGTGGTTGCTGTCGCTTGGGCTTGGAGCATTAATTTTAgttgaaataatgagaagaa AACGAAGTGCACAGAAAGCTATGCTACG TCATATAGGTGCACAGAGTGCTGAAACCTCTATATATCAAACTAATGAGGCTGTTTATGCCAATATAG GTTGTGAAACTAGACAAGGAGATGTGTACTCAACAGGGGCACTGAGAGAGGAGAGAAAGGTGGAAATGTTTTCCAGGGCCCCAAATAATCGGCCCACAGGACCCCCGCCGGACATTGATGAAAAGTGA